A genome region from Penicillium psychrofluorescens genome assembly, chromosome: 3 includes the following:
- a CDS encoding uncharacterized protein (ID:PFLUO_004913-T1.cds;~source:funannotate) translates to MVGVSHALLALAALRQVSAAAASPRSTCNKVQYDFPAGTNRNNPRANAVKEAYAREWRQYYKYAFPEDDLLPITHNGTNDLFGWGASVVDGIDTAIVMGLTDIVEKQLKHIASVDFTKSAYIVDFFDVNIRYLGGLLSAYDLLKSGMFHNKYDPKLVDGLLSQAKSLATAISPVFDTVTGLPASERNLTSGEVIQSTTTVNGKTYNSTNTAQAGTMILEYYRLSDLTGDESFRKHARRAEEFLINPQPAPTYPGLIGTELDTDSGNFITFDAGWQAGVDSFIEYLIKTYQYQPEDKLTPQMKDFWLTAVESTVDNIALHPYDHPELTFLSQSDSNGNLMWSMDDYACFAGGNLLLGGKYLDRPDISDLGVRVTDSCHVWYNSTVTGLGGGAISWYNSSNQAYDSSADNNAQDRAAASKDGFWFTNVGYGSYPEPLESVFYAYRTTGETRFQDYNWETFLALNTTRSAAVPYAEITNVTAPYGLPLSNYVSSFYFAEVLKYLYLTFAEPDVVSLDEWVFNTECHPMRIQSKCAQKHAGH, encoded by the exons ATGGTTGGTGTTTCCCACGCTCTGCTGGCCCTGGCTGCTCTACGCCAGGTCagtgctgctgctgcttcgccGCGTTCCACATGCAACAAAGTCCAGTATGACTTCCCTGCGGGCACGAACAGGAACAATCCCCGCGCCAACGCTGTCAAGGAGGCGTATGCGCGCGAGTGGCGTCAATACTACAAATACGCCTTCCCCGAGGACGACCTTCTGCCCATCACCCACAATGGCACCAACGACCTGTTCGGCTGGGGCGCGTCCGTGGTCGACGGCATTGACACGGCCATTGTCATGGGCCTGACGGATATCGtcgagaagcagctgaaGCACATTGCTTCAGTTGACTTCACCAAGTCGGCTTATATCGTCGACTTCTTCGATGTGAACATCCGCTACCTGGGCGG ACTGCTGAGCGCTTACGACCTGCTCAAGAGCGGCATGTTCCACAACAAGTACGACCCCAAGCTGGTCGACGGCCTGCTGTCCCAAGCCAAGTCTCTGGCGACGGCCATCAGCCCGGTGTTCGACACCGTCACTGGTCTGCCAGCATCTGAACGCAATTTGACGTCCGGCGAGGTCATCCAGAGCACGACGACCGTCAATGGAAAGACGTACAACAGCACCAATACCGCGCAGGCGGGTACCATGATCCTGGAGTACTACCGTCTTTCGGATCTGACGGGCGACGAGTCGTTCCGCAAGCAT GCCCGAAGAGCTGAGGAGTTCCTGATCAACCCTCAGCCGGCACCAACGTATCCCGGTCTCATCGGCACAGAGCTCGACACGGACTCGGGCAACTTCATCACCTTCGACGCGGGCTGGCAGGCCGGTGTTGACAGTTTCATCGAG TACCTGATCAAAACCTACCAATACCAACCGGAGGACAAGCTCACCCCGCAGATGAAAGATTTCTGGCTGACGGCCGTCGAGTCCACCGTCGATAACATCGCGCTGCACCCGTACGATCACCCGGAGCTCACCTTCCTGTCCCAATCGGACTCGAATGGTAACCTCATGTGGTCGATGGATGACTACGCCTGCTTCGCGGGCggcaacctcctcctcggaggcAAGTACCTGGACCGGCCTGATATCTCGGACCTGGGCGTGAGGGTCACCGACAGCTGCCACGTGTGGTACAACTCGACCGTCACCGGCCTGGGAGGAGGCG CTATCTCCTGGTACAACTCTAGCAACCAGGCCTACGACTCCTCCGCCGATAACAACGCGCAAGATCGtgccgccgcctccaagGACGGCTTCTGGTTCACGAACGTCGGGTACGGCTCGTACCCGGAGCCGCTCGAGAGCGTCTTCTACGCCTACCGCACGACGGGCGAGACTCGCTTCCAGGACTACAACTGGGAGACTTTCTTGGCGCTGAACACGACTCGCTCTGCGGCCGTGCCGTACGCAGAGATCACCAACGTGACCGCGCCGTATGGTCTGCCGCTGTCCAACTACGTTTCGAG CTTCTACTTCGCCGAGGTCCTCAAGTACCTCTACCTGACCTTCGCCGAGCCGGATGTCGTCAGCCTGGACGAGTGGGTGTTCAACACTGAATGCCACCCCATGAGGATCCAGAGCAAGTGTGCCCAAAAGCACGCTGGTCACTAA